The following coding sequences lie in one Cupriavidus taiwanensis LMG 19424 genomic window:
- a CDS encoding ISL3-like element ISRta1 family transposase yields the protein MLDRKTLQALGCWKGYRLERVEWPEGESRTLSLYLKPVSKVMHCEECGARCHQVHETVVRRVRDLPLFEYRVVLHVPRRRVWCDRCGGPRLERLEWLGRYQRVTARLAQACGHLLRHCTVQAVAAFYDLGWHTVKSIDKARLREAVAEPDWSNIRYLAMDEFALHKGHRYATVVVDPIGRQVLWIGQGRSRETARAFFEQLPAGVAQRIEAVAIDMTTAYELEIRAHCPQAEVVFDLFHVVAKYGREVIDRVRVDQANQLRHDRPARRVLKSTRWLLLRNRENLSVPQAVHLDEVLEANRPLLTVYLLRDELKRLWFYRRPAWAQKAWEQWCEQARQSRIPALELFAKRLQGYWHGILARCRHPLNTSVVEGINNTIKVIKRRAYGYRDEEYFFLKIRAAFPGIPR from the coding sequence GTGCTGGATCGCAAGACGCTGCAAGCACTGGGTTGCTGGAAGGGCTACCGGCTGGAGCGCGTGGAATGGCCGGAGGGAGAGAGCCGTACGCTGTCGTTGTACTTGAAGCCGGTCAGCAAGGTCATGCATTGCGAGGAGTGTGGCGCGCGCTGCCATCAGGTGCATGAGACAGTGGTCAGGCGAGTCCGGGACCTTCCGCTGTTCGAGTATCGGGTCGTACTGCACGTGCCGCGCCGGCGCGTTTGGTGCGACCGTTGCGGCGGTCCGAGGCTGGAGCGGCTGGAATGGCTTGGGCGCTACCAACGCGTGACGGCCCGCTTGGCCCAGGCTTGCGGCCACTTGTTGCGCCACTGTACGGTGCAGGCGGTGGCGGCCTTCTACGATCTGGGCTGGCACACAGTTAAATCGATCGATAAGGCTCGCTTGCGTGAGGCAGTGGCCGAGCCGGACTGGTCCAATATCCGCTACCTGGCCATGGATGAGTTCGCGCTACACAAGGGGCATCGATATGCCACGGTGGTAGTCGACCCCATTGGGCGGCAGGTGCTCTGGATCGGACAGGGGCGCTCACGCGAGACCGCCCGAGCCTTCTTTGAGCAGCTCCCCGCCGGCGTTGCGCAGCGCATCGAGGCCGTCGCCATCGACATGACGACCGCGTATGAGTTGGAGATCCGGGCGCATTGCCCGCAAGCAGAGGTGGTCTTCGACCTGTTCCACGTGGTAGCTAAGTACGGGCGTGAGGTCATCGACCGAGTACGGGTGGATCAGGCCAATCAGCTGCGGCACGATCGGCCGGCCAGACGGGTGCTCAAGTCCACACGCTGGCTACTGCTGCGGAATCGGGAGAACTTGAGCGTCCCCCAGGCGGTTCATCTGGATGAGGTCCTGGAGGCGAACCGGCCATTGCTGACAGTCTATCTGTTGCGCGACGAGCTAAAGCGGCTATGGTTCTACCGCCGCCCGGCGTGGGCGCAAAAAGCTTGGGAGCAATGGTGCGAGCAGGCTCGGCAGAGCCGAATACCTGCCCTGGAGTTGTTTGCGAAGCGCCTGCAAGGCTACTGGCATGGCATCTTGGCCCGCTGCCGCCACCCATTGAACACCAGCGTGGTCGAAGGCATCAACAACACCATCAAGGTCATCAAGCGCCGCGCGTACGGCTATCGCGACGAGGAATACTTCTTCCTCAAAATCCGCGCAGCCTTCCCCGGAATTCCTCGATGA
- a CDS encoding FlhC family transcriptional regulator: protein MQTTPTRSIYEQFVLPAWVRDRVLAANLRINNYVLNAVTVHPTLESIFRVSSENLRSLRDDLYQSAKILGTPFLAYAPTLTTIDDWRSFIEGRMPTATMERLKTGLPRNLSVVDRLALEHTNRAYINAMYDLLNMSVLAAPLIGISNELAAYMRSVPQHELDVAITERLVPLFHWRFADEMFWLESHSGRLSREMISHYLMETSPLRTDRLAHSGVWGNFRLETFVRDALSEAFLALSCRAMSVSSLFNITIETTRKTYQRLHGKPSPPGQPPSSLMWYLDSAQRRVQSTFQIWLFRSAIACDVSTPESFVATLDIHRAFFSDDCKVPPERSLHLARSMSMHEELAVWPCRKCGTPYLASNSSAKIELSQSFLCPCCNGSLTASRGRRRN from the coding sequence ATGCAAACCACCCCGACCCGTTCTATCTACGAGCAGTTCGTCTTGCCAGCCTGGGTGCGCGATCGTGTGCTTGCGGCCAATCTGCGAATCAACAACTACGTCCTGAATGCCGTTACGGTGCATCCAACGCTGGAAAGCATCTTCAGGGTATCGAGCGAAAACCTTCGCTCGCTGCGTGACGACCTGTACCAGTCGGCGAAGATTCTGGGAACGCCGTTCCTCGCTTACGCACCAACGCTCACAACCATCGATGACTGGCGATCCTTCATCGAAGGACGGATGCCGACCGCCACAATGGAGCGGCTCAAGACTGGCCTGCCCCGCAATCTGTCAGTGGTGGACCGGTTGGCGCTCGAGCATACGAACCGCGCGTACATCAATGCCATGTACGACCTTCTCAACATGTCGGTATTGGCGGCGCCTCTGATCGGCATCTCCAACGAGTTGGCCGCGTACATGCGGTCGGTTCCTCAGCACGAACTCGACGTGGCTATCACCGAGCGGCTGGTGCCGCTATTCCACTGGCGCTTCGCGGACGAGATGTTCTGGTTGGAGAGTCACTCCGGCCGGTTATCGCGGGAAATGATCTCCCACTATCTGATGGAAACGTCGCCGCTTCGGACTGACCGCCTGGCGCACTCTGGCGTCTGGGGCAACTTCCGGCTCGAAACGTTTGTGCGCGACGCCCTCTCCGAGGCATTCCTGGCTCTCAGTTGTCGCGCCATGAGCGTCTCATCATTGTTCAATATCACCATCGAGACCACGCGGAAGACCTATCAGAGGTTGCATGGCAAACCATCGCCACCCGGCCAGCCGCCGTCATCGCTAATGTGGTACCTGGATTCCGCGCAGCGCCGCGTTCAGTCGACTTTCCAGATCTGGCTGTTTCGATCGGCGATCGCCTGTGACGTGTCGACACCCGAAAGCTTCGTCGCGACCCTTGACATCCATCGCGCGTTCTTCTCGGACGACTGCAAGGTGCCACCCGAGCGGTCGCTGCATCTGGCCCGCTCCATGTCGATGCACGAAGAGCTCGCGGTCTGGCCCTGCCGAAAGTGCGGGACGCCGTACCTGGCTTCGAACTCCTCCGCGAAGATCGAGCTTTCGCAGTCATTTCTGTGCCCTTGCTGCAACGGGTCTTTGACGGCTTCACGGGGCAGGCGTCGGAACTGA
- a CDS encoding single-stranded DNA-binding protein gives MASVNKVILVGNLGADPEVRYMPSGDAVANIRIATTDRYKDKQSGEMKEATEWHRISFFGKLAEIAGQYLKKGSSVYIEGRIRTRKWQDQSGQDKYSTEIVADQMQMLGGRGGSSNDDGDDGYGRQSQEGRQAGGSEGGNGGGRRGQSRRPQQAPSHGFEDMDDDQIPF, from the coding sequence ATGGCATCCGTGAACAAAGTCATTCTCGTTGGCAATCTCGGGGCAGATCCTGAGGTTCGCTACATGCCCAGCGGGGACGCTGTGGCCAATATTCGTATCGCTACCACCGATCGCTATAAGGACAAGCAGAGCGGCGAGATGAAGGAAGCCACTGAATGGCACCGCATTTCGTTCTTCGGCAAGCTGGCTGAGATCGCAGGGCAATACCTGAAGAAGGGCTCCTCCGTTTATATTGAGGGACGCATTCGCACCCGCAAGTGGCAGGATCAGTCGGGCCAGGACAAGTACAGCACCGAGATCGTTGCCGATCAGATGCAAATGCTGGGTGGCCGCGGCGGATCGTCGAACGATGACGGCGACGATGGCTATGGCCGCCAGTCGCAAGAAGGCCGCCAAGCCGGCGGCAGTGAGGGCGGCAATGGTGGTGGCCGACGCGGCCAAAGTCGCCGCCCGCAGCAGGCGCCGTCGCATGGCTTCGAAGATATGGATGATGATCAGATTCCGTTCTGA
- a CDS encoding type 4 pilus major pilin has protein sequence MDGILGRIVAIVLGLLALVGIAYAGYNGFQSHKAGVVATNIAQLITNARAGFSQGNNGYTNFTTANIPAMITGGMFPTDMVRGTTLVDTWGNAVTLSAANSGSQGVIRFGGGGAQTAKQCVSTATSLRDFVSLAVGTTTFTQANLPDQATAGAACSATASFTLTFQ, from the coding sequence ATGGATGGGATTCTCGGGCGCATCGTCGCCATCGTCTTGGGCCTGCTGGCACTGGTGGGCATCGCATACGCGGGCTACAACGGTTTCCAGAGCCACAAGGCTGGCGTGGTCGCCACCAACATCGCGCAACTGATTACGAATGCCCGCGCTGGATTCTCGCAGGGGAATAACGGCTACACGAACTTCACCACGGCCAACATCCCGGCGATGATCACCGGCGGCATGTTTCCGACGGACATGGTGCGCGGCACGACCCTGGTCGACACGTGGGGAAATGCCGTGACCTTGTCGGCCGCAAACAGCGGCTCGCAAGGCGTGATCCGGTTCGGTGGCGGCGGTGCTCAGACAGCCAAGCAGTGCGTGAGCACCGCGACCTCCCTCCGCGATTTCGTTTCATTGGCCGTTGGGACCACGACCTTCACGCAGGCGAACCTGCCAGACCAGGCCACCGCCGGCGCCGCATGCAGCGCGACCGCGAGCTTCACACTGACTTTCCAGTGA
- the pilV gene encoding shufflon system plasmid conjugative transfer pilus tip adhesin PilV translates to MEAILGYLVALMLSMLSLAGFATWAKAGVTNVQTAAAASQMLVFDKAALQFVQDESATLVAQATASVPVNVTPAMLINGGYLPAGFSATNVFGQTWLLQVLQPTPNNLQALVTSQGGRPITDTRQLVQIAAQAGAQGGFVPYAGQNGDPTMVATRAYGAYGAWQVPLDNYANPGSGRLASLLAFTGAQANNGYLYRVQVPGHPELNRMQTSIDMAGNDVSNAARVTATTALTSGGDTYLTSTGAPGTACGVETSTRRSTTGTGHVICAGGIWQAVGTAVANIYEGLWCGNNGQIATSATNVGFICKSNRYIALNNALGNMTVTRKIENVTDGMTFSKDNCPGGTAWALYTPKQEMVNITGNVMPPIQGTYFSMNDWGTTWYAQASAISPAAWYSGNDTGALGGRLVGTVTTGCTF, encoded by the coding sequence ATGGAAGCCATCCTCGGATATCTCGTCGCGCTGATGCTCTCGATGCTGAGCCTTGCCGGCTTCGCGACGTGGGCAAAGGCCGGCGTGACGAACGTGCAGACCGCCGCCGCGGCGAGCCAGATGCTTGTCTTCGACAAGGCCGCCCTGCAGTTCGTGCAGGACGAATCCGCCACGCTGGTTGCTCAGGCAACTGCAAGCGTGCCTGTCAACGTTACGCCGGCCATGCTCATCAACGGCGGCTATCTGCCAGCCGGGTTCTCGGCGACCAATGTGTTCGGCCAGACCTGGCTGCTTCAGGTTCTGCAGCCGACGCCAAACAACTTGCAGGCGCTCGTCACGTCGCAGGGCGGGCGGCCGATCACCGACACCCGCCAGCTCGTGCAGATCGCTGCGCAGGCGGGTGCGCAAGGGGGCTTCGTACCCTACGCCGGACAAAACGGCGATCCGACGATGGTGGCAACCCGCGCCTATGGGGCATACGGCGCGTGGCAGGTGCCGCTTGACAACTACGCGAACCCGGGCAGCGGCCGGCTCGCGTCTTTGCTCGCCTTTACCGGCGCGCAGGCCAACAACGGCTATCTATATCGGGTGCAGGTTCCGGGCCATCCGGAACTCAATCGGATGCAGACGTCGATCGACATGGCAGGCAACGACGTCAGCAATGCCGCTCGGGTCACGGCAACGACTGCCTTAACCAGTGGTGGCGATACCTATCTAACAAGTACCGGTGCGCCAGGTACTGCGTGCGGCGTCGAAACGTCGACCCGCCGAAGCACCACTGGCACCGGGCATGTGATCTGTGCCGGCGGCATCTGGCAAGCGGTAGGCACGGCCGTGGCAAACATCTATGAAGGGCTGTGGTGTGGGAACAATGGTCAGATAGCGACCAGCGCGACCAATGTTGGATTCATCTGCAAGAGCAACAGGTATATCGCGCTCAACAACGCGCTGGGCAATATGACCGTTACTCGGAAAATTGAGAACGTTACAGACGGTATGACGTTCTCGAAGGACAACTGCCCGGGTGGTACCGCATGGGCGTTGTACACCCCGAAGCAGGAAATGGTCAACATCACTGGCAATGTGATGCCGCCGATTCAGGGCACGTACTTCTCCATGAACGACTGGGGTACTACATGGTATGCGCAAGCAAGCGCAATCTCTCCTGCCGCATGGTACAGCGGCAACGATACTGGGGCGCTCGGGGGGCGACTCGTGGGCACCGTTACAACTGGATGCACCTTCTAG
- a CDS encoding DUF7146 domain-containing protein, whose translation MKKLSDIVKNWTPAHWDALVAQYLPADVLTDAFWRGRPGPCPICGDGTDRFTYDNKRGRGDWVCRKCDAGGPKAGDGIELVCRYTGMSYLELQRRLNGEGGEPLPAKMSAIRPACRQRSKGSASVLMRRVIKQVTSSTPVAAGDHAMRYLAARVPGLRAPLPHGLRLAVQDYWHNGSIVGRYPTMIAEYQLHDGRIATVHRTSLHPAKPEKAIVVSEDGEILPSKRNYPGALPLDGGAVRLMSPRDGAIGVAEGIENAYAAYMLFRIPTWSCLNRVLLSKFVVPDGMGIHTVHIFADFDKVDPRTGKSPGMADALALQKRLRANGFTVVLHRPKVRGTDYCDEWRTVHRLRLISQQAIAA comes from the coding sequence ATGAAAAAGCTGAGTGATATCGTGAAGAACTGGACGCCCGCTCACTGGGACGCTCTGGTTGCGCAGTACCTGCCCGCCGACGTCCTCACAGACGCCTTCTGGCGAGGTCGCCCTGGTCCGTGCCCGATCTGCGGAGACGGCACAGACAGATTTACCTACGACAACAAGCGGGGCCGCGGTGACTGGGTGTGCCGCAAGTGCGATGCCGGTGGTCCCAAAGCGGGCGACGGCATCGAGCTGGTCTGTCGCTACACCGGCATGTCGTACCTTGAGTTGCAGCGGCGACTCAATGGGGAGGGCGGCGAGCCGTTGCCAGCGAAGATGTCTGCCATCAGGCCGGCATGCCGGCAGCGCAGCAAGGGAAGCGCTTCCGTTTTGATGCGCCGCGTCATAAAGCAGGTCACCAGCTCGACTCCGGTCGCGGCTGGTGACCATGCCATGCGCTATCTCGCCGCCAGAGTTCCAGGGCTGCGCGCTCCGCTGCCACATGGACTGCGGCTGGCCGTGCAGGATTACTGGCACAACGGGAGCATTGTCGGGCGGTACCCAACGATGATTGCTGAGTACCAGCTGCACGACGGCCGGATTGCTACGGTTCACAGAACATCGTTGCACCCGGCCAAGCCAGAGAAGGCGATAGTCGTGTCGGAGGACGGCGAGATCCTTCCAAGCAAGCGAAATTATCCGGGCGCCTTGCCGCTTGATGGCGGCGCTGTACGGCTGATGTCGCCTCGCGATGGAGCGATTGGCGTTGCGGAGGGCATCGAGAATGCCTATGCGGCGTACATGCTGTTCCGGATTCCGACCTGGTCGTGCTTGAACCGCGTGCTCTTGAGCAAGTTCGTAGTGCCAGACGGTATGGGCATCCATACCGTGCACATCTTCGCCGATTTTGACAAGGTGGACCCGAGGACTGGCAAGTCACCGGGTATGGCCGACGCGCTCGCCCTCCAGAAGCGCTTGCGCGCCAATGGCTTCACCGTTGTGCTGCATCGGCCGAAGGTCCGAGGCACGGATTACTGCGACGAATGGCGAACCGTACACCGGTTGCGTCTGATCTCCCAACAGGCAATCGCTGCCTGA
- a CDS encoding CAP domain-containing protein, which translates to MKTRKWFALLLLALIGNEEAWASGSVPSAAPGPAEVPSLALRTSVPEPSYAKSSGQLALFNGVNALRRKLGVGLLMQDPALDTAAQAHAVYLSAHSVAQHDQSVGSLHFYATTPLLRARRAGVGDTQWVAEIVGAARGPDDSEIGAGCIDQWYHTVYHLQSLVTNQESMGIGFSDTGALGLNHCVVDFGTNTATQPGPTPNGVPYGGGQQIDAEIFVTVPADGDTDVRPGFNFAGESPNPAPDLPAPGRPLMIYANGALAEVLSVEAFKLVDGNGAELPARVLVSPAAKADGSNGMADEYLRNNAAFLVPLAPLADREAYTASFSGTRAGKPVSISWTFRTATPGASTFR; encoded by the coding sequence GTGAAGACGAGAAAATGGTTTGCGTTGCTGTTGCTGGCGCTCATTGGCAATGAGGAAGCTTGGGCAAGCGGAAGTGTTCCGTCGGCTGCTCCTGGCCCGGCAGAAGTTCCCTCCCTTGCGCTGCGGACCAGCGTGCCGGAGCCATCCTACGCAAAGAGTTCGGGACAGCTCGCGCTCTTCAACGGTGTCAACGCCTTGCGCCGGAAGCTCGGCGTCGGTCTTCTCATGCAAGACCCCGCGCTCGACACCGCCGCCCAGGCACATGCTGTCTATCTCAGCGCGCACAGCGTGGCACAGCATGACCAATCCGTAGGCTCTCTGCATTTCTACGCAACCACGCCTCTGCTACGAGCCAGAAGGGCCGGTGTCGGCGACACCCAATGGGTGGCCGAAATCGTGGGCGCAGCCAGAGGCCCCGATGATAGCGAGATCGGCGCAGGCTGCATCGATCAGTGGTACCACACCGTCTACCACTTGCAGTCGCTCGTCACGAACCAGGAATCCATGGGAATTGGATTCAGTGATACTGGTGCCTTGGGCCTGAATCACTGCGTCGTGGACTTCGGCACGAACACTGCAACACAACCAGGCCCGACACCCAACGGTGTGCCCTATGGAGGAGGCCAGCAGATCGATGCTGAAATCTTCGTCACTGTGCCAGCAGACGGCGACACCGACGTGCGACCCGGTTTCAACTTCGCCGGCGAGTCGCCGAATCCTGCGCCGGATCTGCCGGCGCCAGGCCGCCCCCTGATGATTTACGCGAATGGTGCGCTCGCGGAGGTGCTGTCCGTAGAAGCCTTCAAACTCGTTGACGGCAACGGCGCGGAGCTGCCTGCGCGCGTTTTGGTGTCCCCGGCGGCGAAGGCGGATGGCTCGAATGGTATGGCAGACGAATACCTCCGGAACAACGCGGCCTTCCTGGTCCCGCTCGCGCCACTGGCGGACCGCGAGGCCTACACGGCTTCGTTTTCTGGCACTCGGGCCGGCAAGCCGGTGAGTATCTCCTGGACCTTCAGGACTGCTACGCCGGGAGCCTCCACTTTCCGATAG
- a CDS encoding prepilin type IV pili, producing MDGILGRIVAIVLGLLALVGIAYAGYNGFQSHKAGVVATNITQLITNARAGFSQGNNGYTNFTTANIASMITGGMFPSDMVRGTALVDPWGNAVTLAAANNGSQGVITFGGGNAQTAKQCVSTALGLKDYVTLAVGSTTFNQTNLPDQATAGAACSATATFTLTFQ from the coding sequence ATGGACGGAATTCTTGGGCGTATCGTCGCCATCGTGTTGGGTCTGCTGGCTCTCGTTGGCATCGCCTATGCCGGGTACAACGGCTTTCAGAGCCACAAGGCCGGCGTGGTCGCAACCAATATCACGCAGCTGATCACGAATGCGCGAGCAGGGTTCTCGCAGGGGAACAACGGCTATACCAATTTCACTACCGCCAATATCGCTTCGATGATTACTGGCGGTATGTTCCCCTCGGACATGGTGCGCGGCACGGCACTCGTCGACCCCTGGGGCAATGCAGTCACGCTGGCCGCTGCCAACAACGGGTCCCAGGGTGTCATTACCTTCGGCGGCGGCAATGCGCAAACGGCAAAACAATGCGTGAGCACAGCACTGGGCCTGAAGGACTACGTGACGTTGGCGGTCGGCTCGACCACGTTCAACCAGACCAACTTGCCTGACCAGGCCACCGCCGGCGCTGCCTGTAGCGCCACAGCGACCTTCACGCTGACCTTCCAGTAA
- a CDS encoding CAP domain-containing protein — translation MQNSKLALSVLATAMALALAACGGGGGDDGGSKNPTTPPTTPTTPPQEPTSVPPATTAPVSTYPNGDQRLAAYDALNSLRLKIGVGALKQDDKLDIAADNHLAYMKANSATGHLEVAGNAGFTGANPYDQVVAAGGSEDQWIGQAVSSGAPDAESCLAGFKRSVYHLQAITSNQETVGLSVRDNRCVINFGIVTGAKGGGYGLAQWGGQQLAANAVAYYPADNDSIFGTFYPATENPNPASDLASAGHPIMFRMAAPSSSNVLTVSSFTLTGPGGAAVPVRVLVPANAKAGSVASAIENTSLYAGVVFMLPTQPLTGGTHTATFAGARNGVAISKSWSFTAF, via the coding sequence ATGCAAAACTCCAAACTCGCTCTCTCGGTTCTGGCCACTGCCATGGCGCTCGCTCTTGCCGCATGCGGCGGTGGTGGCGGTGACGATGGTGGATCCAAGAATCCCACCACGCCGCCTACAACTCCGACGACGCCGCCGCAGGAGCCGACGTCGGTGCCGCCGGCGACCACAGCTCCGGTATCGACGTATCCGAACGGAGATCAGCGGCTTGCGGCCTATGATGCTTTGAACTCACTCCGCCTGAAGATCGGCGTCGGCGCGCTTAAGCAAGACGACAAGCTCGACATCGCCGCCGATAACCATCTGGCTTACATGAAGGCAAATAGCGCTACAGGCCATTTGGAAGTAGCCGGAAATGCTGGCTTCACTGGTGCGAATCCCTATGATCAAGTGGTTGCAGCGGGCGGGTCGGAGGATCAATGGATTGGCCAAGCTGTGTCTAGCGGGGCGCCCGACGCGGAGAGCTGCCTCGCGGGCTTTAAGCGGTCTGTCTACCATTTACAAGCCATCACCAGCAATCAAGAGACGGTCGGTCTTTCGGTGCGCGACAACCGCTGCGTCATCAACTTTGGCATAGTCACCGGCGCCAAGGGTGGCGGTTATGGTCTCGCGCAATGGGGTGGTCAGCAGCTCGCTGCGAATGCCGTGGCATACTACCCTGCTGACAACGACTCCATATTCGGAACTTTCTACCCAGCTACGGAAAACCCCAATCCGGCGTCGGATCTTGCCAGTGCTGGACATCCGATCATGTTCCGGATGGCGGCACCGTCGTCCTCCAACGTTTTGACCGTATCCAGCTTCACGCTGACTGGCCCTGGCGGAGCAGCGGTTCCGGTACGAGTGCTGGTTCCGGCTAATGCAAAGGCCGGTTCCGTCGCCAGCGCGATCGAGAACACGAGCCTCTACGCTGGCGTGGTGTTCATGCTCCCGACGCAACCCCTCACAGGGGGCACCCACACAGCAACATTCGCAGGTGCTCGCAATGGTGTTGCTATCAGCAAGTCCTGGAGCTTTACGGCGTTCTGA
- a CDS encoding type II secretion system F family protein yields the protein MNGLSWTMRRRLYQQASSQLENGLTLAQVIEDFRERQARRGRKRAAEAAHEVGRQVRDGKTLMAAMGTSLSDLERSVLDAGEKAGQLPDAMRLVLDVRELTTRLRQKLQASFFAPAVYLVTLYVVLLLIGGYIVPQFTDVLPIDKWTGWAYAMYGMGQLAVGWPAPVIFGSLGAYAVWSWWALPRWAGPGRRFFDQHVFPFTVYREITGFSWLMSFVALLRAKVPDIAALEGQIGTASPWLASRLRPIRLGLADGLDLAEAMRQTGNGFPSLDLIDEIGAYAGFDDFTEKITVAVRQNAEVIERQLLAKGMVMSATFTGLMFLAFVVLQLGSNSLSEILTSSMGKL from the coding sequence ATGAACGGGCTGTCTTGGACGATGCGCCGGCGCCTGTATCAACAGGCATCGAGCCAGTTGGAGAATGGGCTGACTCTCGCCCAGGTCATTGAGGACTTCCGGGAGCGGCAAGCACGGCGAGGCCGCAAGCGCGCCGCTGAGGCGGCGCACGAGGTCGGTCGGCAGGTGCGCGATGGCAAGACGCTGATGGCGGCGATGGGTACGAGCCTCAGTGATCTGGAGCGCAGCGTGCTGGACGCCGGCGAGAAGGCCGGGCAGTTGCCGGACGCTATGCGGCTGGTGCTGGATGTGCGCGAACTGACGACGCGTCTGCGGCAGAAACTGCAGGCCAGTTTTTTCGCGCCGGCCGTGTACCTAGTCACGCTGTATGTCGTCCTGCTGCTGATCGGCGGCTACATCGTGCCGCAGTTCACCGATGTGCTGCCGATCGATAAGTGGACGGGCTGGGCATATGCCATGTACGGAATGGGCCAGTTGGCTGTGGGATGGCCGGCGCCGGTCATCTTCGGGAGCCTCGGTGCCTACGCAGTCTGGAGCTGGTGGGCGTTGCCGAGGTGGGCTGGGCCGGGCAGGCGATTCTTTGACCAGCATGTGTTTCCGTTCACGGTGTACCGAGAGATCACCGGATTCAGCTGGCTGATGTCGTTCGTCGCGCTGCTGCGGGCGAAAGTGCCTGACATCGCAGCGCTGGAAGGCCAGATCGGCACGGCATCGCCATGGCTGGCCTCACGCCTGAGGCCGATTCGACTCGGCCTGGCCGATGGCCTGGACCTCGCCGAAGCCATGCGGCAGACCGGGAACGGCTTCCCTTCGCTGGATCTGATCGATGAAATCGGCGCGTATGCCGGCTTTGACGACTTCACCGAGAAGATCACGGTGGCCGTGCGGCAGAACGCCGAAGTCATCGAGCGGCAACTGCTTGCGAAGGGGATGGTGATGTCGGCGACCTTCACCGGACTGATGTTCCTCGCCTTCGTTGTTCTGCAGCTCGGCTCCAACTCGCTCTCGGAGATCCTCACATCTTCCATGGGCAAGCTCTGA